In the Victivallis sp. Marseille-Q1083 genome, one interval contains:
- a CDS encoding PIG-L deacetylase family protein: MKRALAVAAHPDDIEFMMAGTLLLLRDAGYEIHYMNIADGSLGSNVYDAAELAERRRAEAMRSAALIHAVYHPSICRDMEIYVNHETLAQLVPVIREIAPEILLTHGPYDYMEDHINAGRLAVSAAFARGMRNFRCTPPGAVDNEVAIYHSLPLSLKDQLNRPVLPELFVDISGVIAVKRAMLACHQTQKEWLDASQGLNAYLDDMEGRCRRVGALSGVFPLAEGWLRHNPIGFCAENFDPLRQALGEKIT, from the coding sequence ATGAAACGGGCTCTGGCCGTCGCCGCTCATCCGGACGACATCGAATTCATGATGGCCGGGACGCTGCTATTGCTGCGTGACGCCGGTTATGAAATTCACTATATGAATATCGCCGACGGTTCGCTGGGCAGCAACGTTTACGACGCCGCCGAACTGGCCGAACGGCGCCGGGCGGAAGCGATGCGATCCGCCGCGCTGATTCATGCGGTTTATCACCCGAGCATCTGCCGGGACATGGAAATCTATGTCAATCATGAGACATTGGCGCAACTGGTGCCGGTCATCCGGGAGATCGCTCCGGAAATTCTGCTGACCCACGGGCCGTACGATTACATGGAAGACCATATCAACGCCGGCCGGCTGGCGGTTTCCGCCGCTTTTGCCCGGGGAATGCGCAATTTTCGCTGTACGCCTCCCGGCGCCGTCGACAACGAAGTGGCGATTTATCATTCCCTGCCGCTGAGTTTGAAGGACCAGCTCAACCGGCCGGTGCTGCCGGAGCTGTTCGTCGATATTTCCGGGGTGATCGCCGTCAAGCGGGCGATGCTCGCCTGTCATCAGACGCAAAAGGAGTGGCTGGACGCCAGCCAGGGATTGAACGCCTATCTGGATGACATGGAGGGACGCTGCCGCCGGGTCGGCGCTCTTTCCGGCGTTTTCCCGCTGGCCGAAGGGTGGCTGCGCCACAATCCGATCGGGTTCTGTGCCGAAAATTTCGATCCGTTGCGGCAGGCGCTGGGTGAAAAAATAACATAA
- a CDS encoding class II fructose-bisphosphate aldolase codes for MSLISLKEMLQDARQQGYAVPMFDVSNATMIRAAVETAEEENSPVILAAIEPDLIGSMIHYWSEAARLAAFRAKVPVAIMLDHAASVELTERCADAGFSGVMIDASNRSFEENAAITRTVSERMHRRGVSVEAELGHVGDASAATGEGALTGSRHAQSVYTDPDKVAEFIERSGCDALAVSIGTAHGVYAKAPTLRIDLLKEINAVSAVPLVLHGGSGTPEEQLRAAIAAGIAKINICSEVMQAWHQTMLEVLQAAPSLSFWDATACVAPERAIRAVMCAKIRLFGSSRA; via the coding sequence ATGTCATTGATCAGTTTGAAAGAAATGCTGCAGGACGCGCGGCAGCAGGGCTATGCCGTGCCGATGTTCGATGTTTCCAATGCGACGATGATCCGGGCGGCGGTCGAGACTGCCGAAGAGGAAAATTCGCCGGTCATCCTGGCGGCGATTGAACCGGATTTGATCGGTTCGATGATCCATTACTGGAGCGAGGCGGCCCGGCTGGCGGCCTTCCGCGCCAAAGTGCCGGTCGCCATCATGCTCGATCATGCCGCCAGTGTCGAATTGACCGAGCGCTGTGCCGATGCCGGTTTCTCCGGTGTGATGATCGATGCGTCCAACCGGAGTTTTGAAGAGAATGCCGCCATCACCCGAACGGTTTCCGAACGCATGCACCGGCGCGGCGTCAGTGTCGAAGCGGAGCTCGGCCACGTCGGCGATGCCTCGGCGGCAACCGGGGAAGGCGCTTTGACCGGCAGCCGGCATGCCCAATCGGTCTATACGGATCCGGACAAAGTGGCGGAATTCATCGAGCGCAGCGGTTGCGACGCGCTGGCGGTATCGATCGGCACCGCCCACGGAGTTTATGCCAAAGCGCCGACGCTGCGAATCGACCTGTTGAAAGAGATCAATGCCGTTTCGGCGGTGCCGCTGGTACTGCACGGCGGATCCGGCACGCCGGAGGAGCAGCTCCGCGCCGCCATCGCCGCCGGGATAGCCAAGATCAACATCTGTTCGGAAGTCATGCAGGCCTGGCACCAGACGATGCTGGAGGTCCTGCAGGCGGCGCCGAGCCTGTCGTTCTGGGATGCCACCGCCTGCGTTGCGCCGGAACGGGCCATCCGCGCCGTAATGTGCGCCAAAATCCGCCTGTTCGGTTCTTCCCGAGCTTGA
- a CDS encoding glycoside hydrolase family 2 TIM barrel-domain containing protein, whose translation MNKSSDLKNLFWNSPEWLGFRRLAPRATFFHFDNAVEARRYVKDASPWVKDLNGTWKFRYLENPDVAPETFAAAGLPEQDWADIEVPGCWVMQGYDYPHYTNVTMPFPQLPPETPDRNPTGIYRRTFTLDHQWNTRQTLLHFDGVEGIFLVYVNGMALGGSKEARTAAEFDISEYVHAGENQLTVMVIKWSDSTFLEDQDHWYLPGLSRSVFLVSRPLTHIADVFAVAEPTADLTGGRLQLELIAGFPIKLAEGWHFRVALYDAAGRQVLPETLSEELGTLDPARMPEQQLTADPGRMIAVMTLTVPKIKLWSAESPDLYTLTVELLDGKRQSYDATAVRVGFRSVRIAHRQMLINGQPVRINGVNRHDHDDGRGKALTVERVRQDLLLMKQFNINAIRTSHYPNMPEFYDLCDEYGFYVIDETNLETHAFYGDLCRNPQWTTAFVDRAVRMVERDKNHACIYAWSLGNESGYGANHAAMAGYIRFRDPSRAVHYEGAICHAFYARRANFNRQLSDFICPMYPAIELICDWAERMVEDDRPVIMCEYSHAMGNSNGSLKDYFAAFDRYQSLQGGFIWEWVDHGILQHDENGKAYWAYGGDFGDKPNDANFCTDGLIWPDRTPHPALYEFKKLAQPVEIELLSAAGSRFKIVNRQYFNTLDAYSLHYELMANGETVAAGELKMPAVAPRSSGTFNIIFPAGALDYNGEYVIRFSVRLKKEACWAAAGYEVAFSAIELPYWNSAKISSIGDGWELGVGVAQHGKTEVGYDDDGIQALAFDGRPLLLRGPYPHFFRAATDNDGLKLMLEGNHRTLNRWLEKGFDRFAVYAESFAFDPEARLLEHRQVLQPGGADLAPVKFEQRCHFLPGGVLEFDCSFTVSKDCADLPRIGVRLELPPEMTEVEYFGLGPYENYIDRDCGAWLGRFASTVDEMFVPYVMPQENGNRTQVRYAFFQAPAQPGLLVVAPELMEFSFTRYTSEELYAAKHTCDLKGGDRLFVNLDCRQRGIGTGSCGPDTLEAYRIGPGIYRFRFLVTVCPAAQAAALALLLKRQYF comes from the coding sequence ATGAATAAAAGCAGCGATTTGAAGAATTTGTTCTGGAACAGCCCGGAGTGGCTGGGATTCCGCCGTCTGGCGCCGCGCGCGACGTTTTTCCATTTCGACAACGCCGTGGAAGCGCGGCGGTATGTCAAGGACGCTTCGCCGTGGGTGAAGGATTTGAACGGAACCTGGAAATTCCGGTATCTGGAAAATCCGGACGTCGCGCCGGAAACCTTTGCCGCCGCCGGTTTGCCGGAACAGGATTGGGCTGACATCGAAGTGCCCGGCTGCTGGGTGATGCAGGGATACGATTATCCGCACTATACCAATGTCACGATGCCGTTTCCGCAGTTGCCGCCGGAGACGCCGGACCGGAATCCGACCGGCATTTACCGCCGCACTTTTACGCTGGATCATCAGTGGAACACCCGCCAGACGCTGCTTCATTTCGACGGCGTCGAAGGGATTTTTCTGGTCTACGTCAACGGCATGGCGCTCGGCGGCTCCAAAGAGGCGCGCACCGCGGCGGAATTCGATATTTCCGAATATGTCCATGCCGGTGAAAACCAGTTGACCGTCATGGTGATCAAGTGGAGTGACTCGACCTTTCTCGAGGATCAGGACCACTGGTATTTGCCGGGGCTGTCCCGCAGCGTCTTCCTGGTCAGCCGGCCGCTGACCCATATCGCCGACGTTTTTGCCGTCGCCGAGCCGACGGCTGATTTGACCGGCGGGCGTTTGCAGTTGGAGTTGATTGCCGGTTTTCCGATCAAGCTGGCGGAGGGCTGGCATTTCCGGGTGGCGTTGTACGATGCCGCCGGCCGCCAGGTGCTGCCGGAGACGTTGAGCGAAGAACTCGGTACGCTCGATCCGGCGCGGATGCCGGAGCAGCAGTTGACCGCCGATCCCGGCCGGATGATCGCCGTGATGACGCTGACGGTGCCGAAGATTAAACTCTGGAGCGCCGAGTCGCCCGATTTGTATACGCTGACGGTGGAGTTGCTGGACGGCAAACGGCAGAGCTATGATGCGACGGCGGTCCGGGTCGGCTTCCGCAGCGTCAGGATCGCCCACCGGCAGATGTTGATCAACGGCCAGCCGGTGCGGATCAACGGCGTCAACCGCCACGATCACGACGACGGGCGCGGCAAGGCGCTGACGGTGGAACGGGTGCGGCAGGATTTGCTGCTGATGAAGCAGTTCAATATCAACGCGATCCGCACTTCCCACTATCCGAATATGCCGGAATTCTACGATCTCTGCGACGAATACGGTTTTTATGTCATCGATGAAACCAACCTGGAAACTCACGCCTTCTACGGGGATTTGTGCCGCAATCCGCAATGGACGACGGCCTTTGTCGACCGGGCGGTGCGGATGGTCGAACGCGACAAGAACCATGCCTGCATCTATGCCTGGTCGCTGGGCAACGAGTCCGGCTATGGCGCCAATCACGCGGCGATGGCCGGTTATATCCGTTTCCGCGACCCGTCGCGGGCCGTTCACTATGAAGGGGCGATCTGCCACGCGTTCTATGCCAGGCGCGCCAACTTCAACCGGCAGCTCAGCGATTTCATCTGTCCGATGTATCCGGCAATCGAATTGATTTGCGATTGGGCGGAGCGGATGGTCGAAGATGACCGGCCGGTGATCATGTGCGAATATTCGCATGCGATGGGAAACAGCAACGGCAGTTTGAAAGATTATTTCGCCGCTTTCGACCGATACCAGTCGCTGCAGGGCGGTTTCATCTGGGAATGGGTCGATCACGGCATCCTGCAGCACGATGAGAACGGCAAAGCCTATTGGGCTTACGGCGGCGATTTCGGCGACAAGCCGAACGACGCGAATTTCTGCACCGACGGGCTGATCTGGCCGGACCGGACGCCGCATCCGGCGCTGTATGAATTTAAAAAACTGGCGCAGCCGGTGGAAATCGAACTGCTGTCGGCGGCCGGCAGCCGGTTCAAGATCGTCAACCGCCAGTATTTCAACACGCTGGACGCTTATTCGCTCCATTATGAATTGATGGCCAACGGCGAAACGGTCGCCGCCGGCGAGCTTAAGATGCCGGCGGTGGCGCCACGCAGTTCGGGCACGTTCAACATTATTTTCCCGGCCGGCGCGCTCGATTACAACGGTGAATATGTCATCCGCTTCAGCGTCCGGCTCAAAAAGGAGGCCTGCTGGGCGGCAGCCGGTTACGAAGTGGCGTTCAGCGCCATCGAGCTGCCGTATTGGAACAGTGCGAAAATTTCCTCGATCGGCGACGGCTGGGAGCTCGGCGTCGGTGTTGCGCAGCACGGCAAGACCGAGGTCGGTTATGACGATGACGGCATTCAGGCGCTGGCCTTCGACGGCAGGCCGCTGCTGCTGCGCGGACCGTATCCGCACTTCTTCCGGGCCGCCACCGACAACGACGGTTTGAAATTGATGCTGGAAGGCAACCACCGCACATTGAACCGCTGGCTCGAAAAAGGATTCGACCGGTTCGCGGTATATGCCGAGTCGTTTGCCTTCGATCCGGAAGCTAGGCTGCTCGAGCACCGGCAGGTACTGCAGCCGGGCGGAGCCGACTTGGCGCCGGTCAAATTCGAACAGCGCTGCCATTTCCTGCCCGGCGGCGTGCTGGAATTCGATTGTTCTTTCACCGTTTCCAAGGATTGCGCCGACCTGCCCCGGATCGGCGTCCGGCTGGAATTGCCGCCGGAGATGACCGAAGTGGAATATTTCGGGCTCGGGCCTTATGAAAATTATATCGACCGCGACTGCGGCGCCTGGCTCGGCCGTTTCGCTTCGACGGTCGACGAAATGTTCGTGCCCTATGTGATGCCGCAGGAAAATGGCAACCGGACCCAGGTTCGCTATGCGTTCTTTCAGGCGCCGGCGCAGCCGGGGCTGCTGGTGGTGGCGCCGGAACTGATGGAATTTTCCTTTACCCGCTATACGTCGGAAGAACTCTATGCGGCGAAACATACCTGTGATTTGAAAGGCGGCGACCGGCTGTTCGTCAATCTGGATTGCCGGCAGCGCGGCATCGGAACCGGCAGTTGCGGGCCGGATACGCTGGAGGCTTACCGGATCGGGCCGGGCATCTATCGGTTCCGATTCCTGGTGACCGTCTGCCCGGCGGCCCAGGCGGCGGCGTTGGCGTTGCTGCTCAAACGTCAATATTTTTAA
- a CDS encoding DUF2764 family protein has protein sequence MRSYYYLSASLPILAFGTAPPLSETEFLARCREQLTDDDFRVLQACSLLPDDAELPSGSAAARFRSWETCLRNLLAGKRTVPGGEAGSYWRHEDDFFSEIAPGVQEALAVGNVLEREKALDQLRFRALDWLEAGHLFDLDHLCIYKLKLALLAKYQPFDPERGAANLDAIIAEVARRSGRAEAPEQPMQENTI, from the coding sequence ATGAGAAGTTACTATTATCTGTCGGCTTCATTGCCGATCCTGGCATTCGGCACCGCGCCGCCGCTGTCTGAAACGGAATTTCTGGCCCGTTGCCGGGAACAGTTGACGGATGACGACTTCCGGGTATTGCAGGCATGTTCGCTGCTGCCGGATGATGCCGAATTGCCGTCCGGCAGCGCCGCCGCCCGTTTCCGCAGTTGGGAAACCTGTTTGCGCAACCTGCTGGCCGGCAAACGGACCGTTCCCGGCGGCGAGGCCGGCAGTTATTGGCGCCATGAGGATGATTTTTTCAGTGAGATTGCGCCGGGCGTCCAGGAAGCGCTGGCGGTCGGCAATGTGCTGGAACGCGAGAAGGCGCTCGATCAGTTGCGGTTTCGGGCGCTGGATTGGCTGGAAGCGGGCCATCTGTTCGATCTCGACCACCTTTGTATCTATAAACTCAAACTTGCGCTGCTGGCCAAGTATCAGCCGTTCGATCCCGAACGCGGCGCCGCCAACCTGGACGCGATCATCGCCGAGGTGGCCCGGCGTTCCGGACGCGCCGAGGCGCCGGAGCAACCAATGCAGGAGAACACAATATGA
- a CDS encoding glucosamine-6-phosphate isomerase: MRALSKIAPGWWDYTTLDQAILDEAARITVDDLKKLERPGFKINLYDTLQEFYCAEALEYITAWQQATAQHPCGICGPIGPTEQLPLVAQMVNDLELDLKHAHFWGMDEWLVDGRAADERFPLSFVRADLELCFNRIRPELRMPRENMHFPSEHPQEYIESYRTAHCLIMQGGQGETKHWAFNDPVRREGRYQEEPPTPAEYRQLSTRIVELHPITLIQNARTSGGGTVQNVPSQAITVGPAETWLCDRVSIWHPGHHDNPFGMRLTTLMISRRLADSAVPMSLLADHPDVVFNFYRPGFGVCDVEMH, translated from the coding sequence ATGAGAGCGTTATCGAAAATTGCGCCGGGATGGTGGGATTATACCACGCTTGACCAGGCCATTCTGGATGAGGCGGCCAGGATTACCGTCGATGACTTGAAAAAGCTGGAACGTCCCGGCTTCAAAATCAATCTTTACGACACTTTGCAGGAATTTTATTGTGCCGAAGCGTTGGAATACATTACCGCCTGGCAGCAGGCGACGGCCCAACATCCCTGCGGCATTTGCGGCCCGATTGGCCCGACCGAACAACTGCCGCTGGTGGCGCAGATGGTCAACGACCTGGAACTCGATTTGAAACATGCCCATTTCTGGGGCATGGACGAGTGGCTGGTCGACGGCCGGGCGGCTGATGAACGTTTCCCGCTCAGTTTCGTCCGGGCGGATCTGGAATTGTGCTTCAACCGCATCCGGCCGGAATTGCGGATGCCGCGGGAAAATATGCATTTCCCGTCCGAACACCCGCAGGAATACATCGAATCGTACCGGACGGCCCATTGCCTGATCATGCAGGGCGGCCAGGGCGAGACCAAGCACTGGGCGTTCAACGATCCGGTCCGGCGCGAAGGCCGTTATCAGGAAGAACCGCCCACGCCGGCCGAATACCGGCAATTGTCGACCCGCATCGTCGAGCTCCATCCGATCACGCTGATCCAGAACGCCCGGACCTCCGGCGGCGGCACGGTGCAGAACGTTCCTTCGCAGGCGATTACCGTCGGTCCGGCGGAGACCTGGTTGTGCGACCGGGTTTCGATCTGGCACCCGGGACACCATGACAATCCGTTCGGCATGCGGCTGACCACGCTGATGATCTCCCGGCGCCTCGCCGACAGCGCGGTGCCGATGTCGCTGCTGGCCGACCATCCGGACGTTGTTTTCAACTTTTACCGCCCCGGCTTCGGGGTCTGCGACGTGGAGATGCACTGA
- a CDS encoding V-type ATP synthase subunit B, with protein sequence MRKIYHKIIQIQGNVITVEAEDVAYNELAEVSSRLGTSLAQVIRLQDNKVYLQVFAGSRGISTGDQVRFLGREMQVSSSEDLLGRIFDGRGEPRDNRPAIDADMVPIGGPSVNPAKRIIPRNMIRTGIPMIDVFNTLVESQKLPIFSIAGEPYNQLLARIALQAEVDVIILGGMGLKYDDYLYLRNTLDEHGALSRSVLFVHTASDPTVECLMVPDMALAVAERYALEGKRVLVLLTDMTNFADALKEIAITMEQIPANRGYPGDLYSQLASRYEKAVDFDGAGSITILAVTTMPGDDVTHPVPDNTGYITEGQFYLRQGRIEPFGSLSRLKQQVNSKTRADHRAIMDTMIRFYSDYRETMEKQSMGFQMSNWDKKLLKYGRLFESRMMDLSVNIPLEEALDLGWQTLAECFDPTECGIKSDLVKEFWPKSH encoded by the coding sequence ATGCGTAAAATTTACCATAAGATCATTCAGATCCAGGGCAACGTCATCACCGTCGAGGCCGAAGACGTCGCCTACAACGAGCTGGCCGAAGTGTCCAGCCGGCTGGGCACTTCGCTGGCCCAGGTCATCCGGCTGCAGGACAACAAAGTGTATTTGCAGGTATTTGCCGGCAGCCGGGGCATCAGCACCGGCGACCAGGTCCGTTTCCTCGGCCGGGAAATGCAGGTGTCGAGCTCGGAAGACCTGCTCGGCCGGATTTTCGACGGCCGCGGCGAACCGCGCGACAACCGGCCGGCGATCGATGCCGACATGGTGCCGATCGGCGGGCCGTCGGTCAACCCGGCCAAGCGGATCATCCCGCGCAATATGATCCGGACCGGCATTCCGATGATCGACGTGTTCAACACGCTGGTCGAATCCCAGAAACTGCCGATTTTCTCAATCGCCGGCGAGCCGTACAACCAGTTGCTGGCCCGGATCGCGCTGCAGGCGGAGGTCGATGTCATCATCCTCGGCGGCATGGGATTGAAATATGACGATTATCTGTATCTGCGCAACACGCTGGATGAACACGGCGCGCTGTCGCGTTCGGTGCTGTTCGTCCACACCGCCAGCGATCCGACGGTGGAATGTCTGATGGTGCCGGATATGGCGCTGGCGGTGGCCGAGCGCTATGCACTGGAAGGCAAGCGGGTGCTGGTGCTGCTGACCGATATGACCAACTTCGCCGACGCGTTGAAGGAAATCGCCATCACGATGGAACAGATTCCGGCCAACCGCGGTTATCCCGGCGATTTGTACAGCCAGTTGGCGTCGCGTTATGAGAAAGCTGTCGACTTCGACGGCGCCGGTTCGATCACCATTCTGGCGGTGACGACGATGCCGGGCGACGACGTCACCCACCCGGTGCCGGACAATACCGGTTACATCACCGAGGGACAGTTTTATCTGCGGCAGGGGCGCATTGAGCCGTTCGGTTCGTTGAGCCGTCTGAAGCAGCAGGTCAACTCCAAGACGCGCGCCGACCATCGGGCGATCATGGATACGATGATCCGTTTTTATTCGGATTACCGCGAGACGATGGAGAAGCAGTCGATGGGCTTCCAGATGAGCAACTGGGATAAAAAGCTGCTGAAATACGGCAGGCTCTTCGAAAGCCGGATGATGGATCTGTCGGTCAACATTCCGCTGGAAGAGGCGCTGGATCTCGGCTGGCAGACGCTGGCGGAGTGTTTCGACCCGACCGAATGCGGCATCAAGTCCGACTTGGTCAAGGAATTCTGGCCGAAATCGCATTGA
- a CDS encoding carbohydrate kinase family protein, which yields MRKGIIAAGNWIIDQVKTIDRWPKEGELCNILSVEQSGGGGPCNVLFDLAALTDRIPLYAAGALGDDDNGLWLQHECDRRKIDRRYLQCRPGQVTSFTDVMSGDGRRTFFHCCGANAGLGYPELAAIEVEAGIFYLGYLLLLAKLDGSDPDYGTPAARLLDDFRRRGCLTVVDFVSEAPEKFRRVVNAALPHIDVLVVNELEAGNTFGVAVRDADNGLIPGALRAVARRFLAAGVRQGVVIHMPEGAVVLTADGDFLCRPSCDVPRREIVGTNGAGDAFCAGILYGLHEGLCWEETLRLASASAAFNLKHATANGGAVELAVLQRYLQDCRWSPAFPA from the coding sequence ATGCGCAAAGGAATTATCGCCGCCGGCAACTGGATCATCGACCAGGTCAAAACGATCGACCGCTGGCCGAAGGAGGGGGAATTGTGCAATATTCTCTCCGTCGAGCAGAGCGGCGGCGGCGGGCCGTGCAACGTATTGTTCGACCTGGCGGCGCTGACCGACCGGATTCCGCTGTACGCCGCCGGTGCGCTTGGCGACGACGACAACGGCCTCTGGCTGCAGCACGAGTGCGACCGCCGGAAAATTGACCGGCGTTATTTGCAATGCCGGCCGGGCCAGGTGACTTCGTTCACCGATGTGATGTCCGGCGACGGCCGCCGCACCTTTTTTCACTGTTGCGGCGCCAATGCCGGGCTCGGCTATCCGGAACTGGCCGCCATCGAAGTGGAAGCCGGCATTTTTTATCTCGGTTACTTGCTGCTGCTGGCCAAACTGGATGGCAGTGATCCGGATTACGGCACGCCGGCGGCGCGGCTGCTGGACGATTTCCGGCGGCGCGGCTGCCTGACGGTCGTCGACTTCGTTTCGGAGGCGCCGGAAAAATTCCGCCGGGTCGTCAACGCGGCGCTGCCCCATATCGACGTCCTGGTCGTCAATGAATTGGAAGCCGGCAATACCTTCGGCGTTGCGGTCCGCGATGCCGACAACGGGTTGATTCCCGGCGCGCTGCGCGCCGTCGCCCGGCGTTTTCTGGCCGCCGGGGTTCGGCAGGGTGTCGTGATTCATATGCCGGAGGGTGCCGTCGTCCTGACTGCCGACGGTGATTTCCTCTGCCGGCCGTCCTGTGATGTGCCGCGCCGGGAGATCGTCGGCACCAACGGCGCCGGAGACGCATTCTGTGCAGGCATCCTTTACGGGCTTCACGAGGGATTGTGCTGGGAGGAGACCTTGCGGCTCGCCTCGGCCTCCGCCGCGTTCAATTTGAAACATGCGACCGCCAACGGCGGCGCGGTTGAATTGGCCGTATTGCAGCGTTACCTGCAGGATTGCCGTTGGAGCCCGGCGTTTCCCGCCTGA
- a CDS encoding V-type ATP synthase subunit A, whose product MSNTGKIVGVNGNLITAEFADRVRQNEVAYAVVGDIRLKCEVIRVRGNRADLQVYESTNGLKVGDEVEFTDELLSVELGPGLLKQVYDGLQNPLNLLAEKSGFFLQRGVYLPALDYEADWDFTPLALPGDKVKAGDRLGVVPEGIFKHYIMLPFAWSGEWEVVSVQPADLYRIGDTIAVVRNAKGEERKVTMVQNWPVKVPIKAYVEKMLPTDTLITQQRIIDTFFPVAVGGTFCTPGPFGAGKTVLQHALSQYAEADIVIIAACGERAGEVVEILREFPHLEDPRTGKTLIDRSIIICNTSSMPVAAREASVYTAVTLAEYYRQMGLNCLLLADSTSRWAQALREMSGRLEEIPGEEAFPAYLESLIASFYERAGLVRLPDGGTGSVTIGGAVSPAGGNFEEPVTQATLKVVGAFLGLSRERSDARRFPAIHPLDSWSHYHSVVDADDLALARQVLRRGNEVNQMMKVVGEEGTHIDDFLLYLKSEFLDYVYLQQNTFDKVDGASDVERQRYVFAKVVAVLRSGFDQTDKDAMRRYFLELRQKFIDWNYLAFGADDFKKQEAEIDAKIKEHSKDA is encoded by the coding sequence ATGAGCAATACCGGCAAAATTGTCGGGGTCAACGGCAATTTGATCACCGCGGAATTCGCCGACCGTGTCCGGCAGAATGAAGTGGCTTATGCCGTCGTTGGCGACATTCGTTTGAAATGTGAAGTCATCCGCGTCCGCGGCAACCGCGCCGATTTGCAGGTGTACGAGAGCACCAACGGACTGAAAGTCGGTGACGAAGTCGAATTTACCGACGAGTTGTTGAGCGTCGAACTCGGACCGGGATTGTTGAAGCAGGTTTATGACGGCCTGCAGAATCCGTTGAATCTGCTGGCGGAGAAATCCGGTTTTTTCCTGCAGCGCGGCGTTTATCTGCCGGCGCTGGATTACGAGGCCGACTGGGATTTCACGCCGCTGGCGCTGCCGGGCGACAAGGTGAAGGCCGGCGACCGGCTCGGCGTCGTGCCGGAAGGCATTTTCAAGCACTACATCATGCTGCCGTTCGCCTGGAGCGGCGAATGGGAAGTCGTTTCAGTCCAGCCGGCCGACCTTTATCGCATCGGCGATACCATTGCGGTGGTGCGCAACGCCAAGGGCGAGGAGCGCAAGGTGACGATGGTGCAGAACTGGCCGGTCAAGGTGCCGATCAAAGCCTACGTCGAAAAAATGCTGCCGACGGACACGTTGATTACCCAGCAGCGCATCATCGACACCTTTTTCCCGGTGGCGGTCGGCGGCACCTTCTGTACGCCGGGACCGTTCGGGGCCGGCAAGACGGTGCTGCAGCATGCGTTGAGCCAGTATGCCGAAGCGGATATCGTCATCATCGCCGCCTGCGGCGAACGCGCCGGTGAAGTGGTGGAAATCCTCCGCGAATTTCCGCACCTGGAAGACCCGCGGACTGGCAAGACGCTGATCGACCGTTCGATTATCATCTGCAACACCAGCAGCATGCCGGTCGCCGCCCGCGAAGCGTCGGTTTACACGGCGGTGACGCTGGCGGAATATTACCGGCAGATGGGGTTGAACTGCCTGCTGCTGGCCGACTCGACATCGCGCTGGGCGCAGGCGTTGCGTGAAATGTCCGGCCGGCTGGAGGAAATCCCGGGCGAAGAGGCTTTTCCGGCCTATCTGGAAAGTTTGATCGCCAGTTTCTACGAGCGGGCCGGCCTGGTCAGATTGCCGGACGGCGGAACCGGTTCGGTGACGATCGGCGGCGCGGTCAGCCCGGCCGGCGGCAACTTCGAGGAACCGGTGACCCAGGCGACTTTGAAAGTGGTCGGCGCTTTCCTCGGGTTGTCGCGCGAGCGTTCCGATGCGCGCCGCTTCCCGGCGATCCATCCGCTGGACAGTTGGAGTCATTACCACAGTGTGGTCGACGCCGATGACCTGGCGCTGGCCCGGCAGGTGCTGCGGCGCGGCAACGAGGTCAACCAGATGATGAAAGTGGTCGGCGAGGAGGGAACCCATATCGACGATTTCCTGCTTTACTTGAAGAGCGAGTTTCTCGATTACGTTTATCTACAGCAGAACACCTTCGACAAGGTGGACGGCGCTTCCGACGTCGAGCGGCAGCGCTATGTGTTCGCCAAGGTGGTTGCCGTGCTGCGGAGCGGATTCGACCAGACCGACAAAGATGCGATGCGCCGCTATTTCCTGGAGTTGCGGCAGAAATTCATCGACTGGAACTATCTGGCGTTCGGCGCCGACGATTTCAAGAAGCAGGAAGCGGAGATCGACGCGAAAATCAAGGAGCACTCCAAAGATGCGTAA